The Nostoc sp. NIES-3756 DNA window ATTTCAGATTAGAAGTTATTTTTAGACTTAAAGCATATGCTGTCGAGAAAAGGCAATTAAACAGAAATTTGTCCCCATCAAAGGAATAGTCTTTAGCGAGGCTTTTGACGCTTCGCCATCTTTGCAAAAGGCAAAAAACAGTGAGGACATTCACCTTGTACCCAATCTGCGGGAATCGGGAAAGGCGTTTCACAGTTAGTACATTTGGTTAACAAGCCTAAATTGTGGTGATTGCATTTCAGTTTATCCTTATACTGCCACTCAATTCGATGACAAGGTACTTCTGCATAACAAGCAGCACATAACCGAATTGGTCTAGGTTTCATCGTTACACCTTTGGGTGGCAGCATCTCATAAATTCTATTGGCTGGTACACCAATAAGCTTGCCCAACGCTTCTAATTCCTCACTGCTAGGAAATGGATTGAAATAAAGCTTCTCCCATCGCGTTGTGACAGCACCAATACCAGCAATTTTTCCTAAAGAGTAGCCAGAAGGAAGACTGTTAGCTTTGAATCGGCGCAAACGCCCCAAGT harbors:
- a CDS encoding TniQ family protein, with protein sequence MEKDTFPPKTEIRIHDNHEALPRLGYVEPYEGESISHYLGRLRRFKANSLPSGYSLGKIAGIGAVTTRWEKLYFNPFPSSEELEALGKLIGVPANRIYEMLPPKGVTMKPRPIRLCAACYAEVPCHRIEWQYKDKLKCNHHNLGLLTKCTNCETPFPIPADWVQGECPHCFLPFAKMAKRQKPR